A window of the Halobacterium hubeiense genome harbors these coding sequences:
- a CDS encoding beta-glucosidase, protein MESTDDEVAALLDELDRAELVRLVHGALDPEGTATGYLPGVERLDVPPLRFVDGPLGVRIPDRRATAFPAPLALAASFDPSLARSQGAAMGREAAAHGQDVLLGPGTNLIRVPHGGRNFEYFSEDPVHSAAFAAAVVEGVQSEDVLACVKHYVANNQETDRATVDVRVGEQPLRELYLPAFRAAVDAGAGAVMSGYNSVNGTPMSEHGRLLGDVLKGEWGFEGFVVSDWFGTTDSVRSANGGLDVEMPGVTGEELASLMGMDEGGPDVDFDELGGGMPDMRTAARFETELAADVEAGDVSADRLADMAGRVLSQMASVGRLDGERPDGALDTDEHRALAERVAVRGTVLLANDGVLPLDDEADVAVVGPNVDEALLGGGGSSEVTPFVSSTPVEGVTERAGGEVTVAHGVEPVADLSFFEETEPPADADSSVEDAAAAAADADVAVVFVRDRATEAMDRPDLRLPGRQDELVSAVADANDRTVVVVNSSGPVELPWREDVAAVVENWYPGQAHGDAAAAVLYGDSDPGGRLPVSFAAESAYPTTASERFPGEDGVVEYSEGCRVGYRHFEASDDGAVYPFGHGESYASFAYRGAEQVDASTVRATVANTAERPGREVVQAYVRPADDANGDAPVRDLAGFQSVHLDAGEAVTVEVTLANDAFRRYEDGWQEREGPFVVELARSAGDVRATVPFERP, encoded by the coding sequence ATGGAGTCAACAGACGACGAGGTGGCCGCCCTCCTCGACGAACTCGACCGCGCGGAGCTAGTCCGACTCGTCCACGGCGCCCTCGACCCCGAGGGAACCGCGACTGGCTACCTCCCGGGCGTCGAACGGCTGGACGTCCCGCCGCTCCGGTTCGTCGACGGCCCGCTCGGCGTCCGGATTCCGGACCGACGAGCGACCGCGTTCCCAGCGCCGCTGGCGCTGGCGGCGTCGTTCGACCCGTCGCTGGCACGCTCGCAGGGCGCCGCGATGGGACGCGAAGCGGCGGCCCACGGGCAGGACGTGTTGCTCGGCCCGGGGACGAACCTGATTCGAGTCCCCCACGGCGGCCGGAACTTCGAGTACTTCTCCGAGGACCCGGTGCATTCGGCGGCGTTCGCGGCCGCGGTCGTCGAGGGCGTCCAGTCCGAGGATGTGCTCGCGTGCGTGAAACACTACGTCGCGAACAACCAGGAGACCGACCGGGCGACCGTGGACGTGCGCGTCGGCGAGCAGCCGCTGCGGGAGCTCTACCTGCCGGCGTTCCGGGCGGCCGTGGACGCCGGCGCGGGCGCAGTGATGTCCGGCTACAACAGCGTCAACGGGACGCCGATGAGCGAACACGGCCGCCTGCTCGGCGACGTGCTCAAAGGCGAGTGGGGCTTCGAGGGGTTCGTCGTCTCGGACTGGTTCGGGACCACGGACTCCGTTCGGTCGGCGAACGGCGGCCTCGACGTGGAGATGCCCGGAGTCACCGGTGAGGAGCTCGCGTCGCTGATGGGGATGGACGAGGGCGGGCCGGACGTGGACTTCGACGAACTCGGCGGCGGGATGCCGGACATGCGGACGGCGGCGCGCTTCGAGACGGAGCTCGCGGCCGACGTCGAAGCCGGCGACGTGTCAGCGGACCGGCTCGCGGACATGGCGGGCCGCGTCCTCTCCCAGATGGCGTCCGTGGGTCGGCTCGACGGCGAGCGACCCGACGGCGCACTGGACACCGACGAACACCGCGCGCTCGCGGAGCGCGTCGCGGTCCGCGGCACGGTGCTGTTGGCCAACGACGGCGTCCTCCCGCTGGACGACGAAGCGGACGTCGCGGTGGTCGGCCCGAACGTCGACGAGGCGCTGCTGGGCGGCGGCGGGTCCTCGGAGGTCACGCCGTTCGTCTCGTCGACGCCCGTCGAGGGCGTGACCGAGCGCGCGGGCGGCGAGGTGACCGTCGCGCACGGCGTCGAGCCGGTCGCGGACCTGTCGTTCTTCGAGGAGACGGAACCGCCCGCGGACGCCGATAGCTCGGTCGAGGACGCTGCCGCGGCGGCCGCGGATGCGGACGTCGCGGTCGTCTTCGTCCGGGACCGAGCGACCGAGGCGATGGACCGGCCGGACCTGCGGCTGCCCGGCCGGCAGGACGAACTGGTGTCGGCGGTGGCGGACGCGAACGACCGCACCGTGGTCGTCGTCAACTCCAGCGGACCCGTGGAGCTGCCGTGGCGGGAGGACGTGGCGGCGGTCGTGGAGAACTGGTATCCGGGGCAGGCTCACGGGGACGCGGCGGCGGCGGTGCTGTACGGGGACAGCGACCCCGGCGGCCGGCTGCCGGTGTCGTTCGCCGCGGAGTCGGCGTATCCGACTACGGCATCCGAGCGGTTCCCGGGCGAGGACGGAGTCGTCGAGTACAGCGAGGGGTGCCGCGTGGGGTACCGCCACTTCGAGGCGAGCGACGACGGAGCGGTCTACCCGTTCGGGCACGGCGAGTCGTACGCGTCGTTCGCGTACCGCGGCGCCGAGCAGGTGGACGCATCGACGGTACGGGCGACGGTGGCGAACACGGCCGAGCGTCCGGGTCGCGAGGTCGTGCAGGCGTACGTGCGACCGGCCGACGACGCCAACGGGGACGCGCCCGTCCGCGACTTGGCGGGGTTCCAGTCTGTCCACCTCGACGCCGGGGAAGCGGTGACTGTCGAGGTGACGCTGGCCAACGACGCGTTCCGCCGGTACGAGGACGGGTGGCAGGAGCGCGAGGGGCCGTTTGTCGTGGAACTGGCGCGGTCCGCTGGCGACGTCCGAGCGACAGTGCCGTTCGAGCGCCCGTGA
- the pan1 gene encoding proteasome-activating nucleotidase Pan1, producing the protein MTETAEDAELPYDEGASLQEKIEALEEQLSALEDENEEMRDRLLDANAENNKYQQKLERLSHENKKLKQSPLFVATVQELNDEGAIIKQHGNNQEALTEVTEDLREDLEPGARVAVNNSLSIVERLDDEADVRARVMEVDESPDVGYEDIGGLDDQLREVRETVELPMKEPGMFDTVGIDPPSGVLLHGPPGTGKTLMAKAVAAQTDATFIKMAGSELVHKFIGEGAKLVRDLFQVARDHEPAVVFIDEIDAIASKRTDSKTSGDAEVQRTMMQLLSEMDGFDERGDIRIIAATNRFDMLDRAILRPGRFDRLIEVPNPDETGREKIFRIHTRNMNLAENVDFARLAAETDDKSGADVAAICTEAGMFAIRDDREEITMQDFQNALEKLEQDTDASAEPTRTFA; encoded by the coding sequence ATGACCGAGACCGCAGAGGACGCCGAGCTGCCCTACGACGAGGGCGCCTCGCTCCAGGAGAAGATCGAGGCCCTAGAGGAGCAGCTGTCGGCCCTCGAGGACGAGAACGAGGAGATGCGGGACCGTCTGCTCGACGCCAACGCAGAGAACAACAAGTACCAGCAGAAGCTCGAGCGGCTCTCCCACGAGAACAAGAAGCTCAAGCAGTCGCCGCTGTTCGTCGCCACCGTCCAGGAGCTCAACGACGAGGGCGCCATCATCAAGCAACACGGCAACAACCAGGAGGCGCTCACCGAGGTCACCGAGGACCTCCGCGAGGACCTCGAACCCGGCGCCCGCGTCGCGGTCAACAACTCGCTGTCCATCGTCGAACGCCTCGACGACGAGGCGGACGTCCGCGCTCGCGTCATGGAAGTGGACGAGTCCCCGGACGTCGGCTACGAGGACATCGGCGGCCTCGACGACCAGCTCCGCGAGGTCCGCGAGACCGTCGAGCTCCCGATGAAAGAGCCCGGGATGTTCGACACCGTCGGCATCGACCCGCCGAGCGGCGTGCTCCTGCACGGGCCGCCGGGCACCGGGAAGACGCTGATGGCGAAGGCCGTCGCCGCCCAGACGGACGCGACGTTCATCAAGATGGCCGGCTCGGAGCTCGTCCACAAGTTCATCGGGGAGGGCGCGAAGCTCGTCCGCGACCTCTTCCAGGTCGCCCGCGACCACGAGCCCGCCGTCGTCTTCATCGACGAGATCGACGCCATCGCCTCCAAGCGCACGGACTCGAAGACGTCCGGCGACGCGGAGGTCCAGCGGACGATGATGCAGCTGCTCAGCGAGATGGACGGCTTCGACGAGCGCGGCGACATCCGCATCATCGCGGCGACGAACCGCTTCGACATGCTCGACCGCGCCATCCTCCGCCCGGGCCGCTTCGACCGCCTCATCGAGGTGCCAAACCCCGACGAGACCGGCCGCGAGAAGATCTTCCGCATCCACACGCGGAACATGAACCTCGCCGAGAACGTGGACTTCGCGCGCCTCGCCGCCGAGACCGACGACAAGTCCGGCGCGGACGTCGCCGCCATCTGCACGGAGGCGGGGATGTTCGCCATCCGCGACGACCGCGAGGAGATCACGATGCAGGACTTCCAGAACGCGCTGGAGAAGCTCGAACAGGACACCGACGCCAGCGCCGAGCCCACGCGCACGTTCGCGTAG
- a CDS encoding MarR family transcriptional regulator: MSATAIDGDTVEALEDLPPSAKLVAKVLEYNDTLTQSELAEETLLPARTVRYALTRLEEQDVVESRFSFSDARKRIYTLA, encoded by the coding sequence ATGAGCGCCACCGCAATCGACGGCGACACGGTCGAAGCACTCGAAGACCTCCCCCCGAGCGCGAAGCTCGTCGCGAAAGTCCTCGAATACAACGACACCCTCACGCAGAGCGAACTCGCGGAGGAGACGCTGCTCCCCGCCCGCACCGTCCGGTACGCGCTCACCCGCCTCGAGGAGCAGGACGTCGTCGAGTCCCGGTTCTCGTTCTCGGACGCCCGCAAGCGCATCTACACGCTCGCGTAA
- the mre11 gene encoding DNA double-strand break repair protein Mre11, whose amino-acid sequence MARVIHTGDTHLGYRQYHSPERRQDFLDAFESVVEDAVAADVDAVVHAGDLYHDRRPGLRDILGTIDVLRPLREAGIPFLAIVGNHEGTRDAQWLDLFETLGLAERLDETGRRVGDTTFYGLDYVPESKRADLDYEFEEPDAEHTALVSHGLFTPFAHANWDLDAVLGESNVDFDAVLLGDNHAAQQAQVGDTWVTYCGSTERASASERDPRGYNLVEFDDGDVAISRKGIETRDFVFVDVELRPEDGTEYVRERLRERDVEDAVVVVTVEGDGDTVTPADVERFGDERGALLTRVNDRREVETDEDVEVSFADPDEAVRERVREMGLSEAGLDVDDTVRDLDVADSNVRERVKQRVEDVLDDEPSAGADTDDESAEQAQATTMEDFS is encoded by the coding sequence ATGGCTCGCGTCATCCACACGGGGGACACCCACCTCGGCTACCGCCAGTACCACTCCCCCGAGCGCCGGCAGGACTTCCTCGACGCCTTCGAGTCCGTCGTCGAGGACGCCGTCGCGGCGGACGTGGACGCCGTCGTCCACGCCGGCGACCTCTACCACGACCGCCGCCCCGGCCTCCGGGACATTCTGGGAACTATCGACGTGCTGCGGCCGCTCCGCGAGGCCGGCATCCCGTTCCTCGCCATCGTCGGCAACCACGAGGGCACGCGGGACGCCCAGTGGCTGGACCTCTTCGAGACGCTGGGGCTCGCCGAGCGCCTCGACGAGACGGGTCGCCGCGTCGGCGACACCACCTTCTACGGGCTCGACTACGTCCCCGAGTCCAAGCGCGCCGACCTCGACTACGAGTTCGAGGAGCCGGACGCCGAGCACACCGCGCTCGTCTCCCACGGCCTGTTCACGCCGTTCGCGCACGCCAACTGGGACCTCGACGCGGTGCTCGGCGAGTCGAACGTCGACTTCGACGCCGTCCTCCTCGGCGACAACCACGCCGCCCAGCAAGCGCAGGTCGGCGACACCTGGGTCACGTACTGCGGCTCGACGGAGCGCGCGAGCGCCAGCGAGCGCGACCCCCGCGGCTACAACCTCGTGGAGTTCGACGACGGCGACGTCGCCATCTCCCGGAAGGGCATCGAGACCCGCGACTTCGTGTTCGTGGACGTCGAACTCAGGCCGGAGGACGGTACCGAGTACGTCCGCGAGCGACTCCGCGAGCGCGACGTAGAGGACGCGGTGGTCGTCGTCACCGTGGAGGGTGACGGCGACACCGTGACGCCCGCGGACGTCGAGCGCTTCGGCGACGAGCGCGGCGCGCTGCTCACGCGCGTCAACGACCGCCGCGAGGTCGAAACCGACGAGGACGTCGAGGTGTCGTTCGCGGACCCCGACGAGGCCGTCCGCGAGCGCGTCCGCGAGATGGGGCTGAGCGAAGCGGGCCTCGACGTCGACGACACGGTCCGGGACCTCGACGTCGCGGACTCCAACGTCCGCGAGCGCGTGAAACAGCGCGTCGAGGACGTGCTCGACGACGAGCCCAGCGCCGGCGCCGACACAGACGACGAATCGGCCGAGCAAGCGCAGGCGACGACCATGGAGGACTTCTCGTGA